From Mus musculus strain C57BL/6J chromosome 8, GRCm38.p6 C57BL/6J, a single genomic window includes:
- the Mthfsd gene encoding methenyltetrahydrofolate synthase domain-containing protein isoform 7 (isoform 7 is encoded by transcript variant 10) has protein sequence METQEGVSKQSIRERIWDYMESHDIADFPRPVHHRIPNFKGSYLAGQSIRDLEVFAGTQEVKVDPDKPLEGVRFLALQSKKTLLVPTPRLRTGLFNKITPPPGATKDILRKCATSQGVRNFSVPVGLDSSVLVDLVVVGSVAVSEKGWRIGKGEGYADLEYAMMVSMGAVHKGTPVVTIVHDCQVVDIPEALVEDHDLTVDYILTPTRVITTGCARPKPTGIMWSKVSCEMLTKIPVLRNLREREKQAGKDVTLRDEPGSQQPAPGPIRRPQDRPQTGPTSGCQRLEGVTGAAEGYVT, from the exons ATGGAGACCCAGGAGG GTGTCTCCAAACAAAGCATACGTGAACGGATTTGGGACTACATGGAATCCCATGATATAGCTGACTTTCCCCGACCCGTTCATCACAGGATCCCCAACTTCAAG GGGTCCTACCTGGCTGGCCAGAGCATCAGAGACCTGGAAGTCTTTGCTGGGACACAGGAAGTGAAAGTGGACCCTGATAAGCCCCTGGAAGGTGTCCGATTCCTGGCACTGCAG AGCAAAAAAACACTGCTGGTCCCAACACCACGACTGCGAACAGGGCTGTTTAACAAGATCACGCCACCCCCTGGAGCCACCAAAGACATTCTGAGGAAATGTGCCACCTCCCAG GGTGTGCGGAATTTCAGCGTCCCAGTGGGCTTGGATTCCAGTGTTCTTGTGGATCTAGTTGTGGTGGGATCTGTTGCTGTGTCTGAGAAAG gCTGGCGAATTGGGAAAGGGGAAGGCTATGCTGATCTTGAATACGCCATGATGGTGTCAATGGGAGCCGTCCACAAGGGGACACCGGTTGTCACAATTGTCCACGACTGCCAG GTCGTAGACATCCCCGAGGCTCTTGTGGAGGACCACGACCTCACAGTTGACTACATCCTCACTCCCACCAGGGTCATCACTACAGGCTGTGCACGCCCAAAGCCAACGGGCATCATGTGGTCCAAG GTCAGCTGTGAGATGCTTACgaaaatcccagtgctcaggaacctccgggagagagagaaacaggctgGGAAGGATGTCACTCTCCGGGACGAGCctggcagccagcagccagctccAGGCCCCATCAGGAGACCCCAGGATAGACCACAAACAG GGCCTACGTCTGGGTGCCAACGCCTTGAGGGTGTCACTGGGGCAGCAGAGGGATATGTGACCTG A
- the Mthfsd gene encoding methenyltetrahydrofolate synthase domain-containing protein isoform 4 (isoform 4 is encoded by transcript variant 7), protein METQEGVSKQSIRERIWDYMESHDIADFPRPVHHRIPNFKGAAQAAGHLPHLQAFHVARTIKVNPDAPQRNARFLVLESKKTLLVPTPRLRTGLFNKITPPPGATKDILRKCATSQGVRNFSVPVGLDSSVLVDLVVVGSVAVSEKGWRIGKGEGYADLEYAMMVSMGAVHKGTPVVTIVHDCQVVDIPEALVEDHDLTVDYILTPTRVITTGCARPKPTGIMWSKVSCEMLTKIPVLRNLREREKQAGKDVTLRDEPGSQQPAPGPIRRPQDRPQTGPTSGCQRLEGVTGAAEGYVTWTQPWKTANSVTSASKLSEVP, encoded by the exons ATGGAGACCCAGGAGG GTGTCTCCAAACAAAGCATACGTGAACGGATTTGGGACTACATGGAATCCCATGATATAGCTGACTTTCCCCGACCCGTTCATCACAGGATCCCCAACTTCAAG GGTGCTGCTCAGGCTGCGGGGCACCTCCCACACCTGCAAGCTTTCCATGTGGCCAGAACCATTAAAGTCAACCCGGACGCTCCTCAGAGAAACGCCCGCTTCCTGGTGCTGGAG AGCAAAAAAACACTGCTGGTCCCAACACCACGACTGCGAACAGGGCTGTTTAACAAGATCACGCCACCCCCTGGAGCCACCAAAGACATTCTGAGGAAATGTGCCACCTCCCAG GGTGTGCGGAATTTCAGCGTCCCAGTGGGCTTGGATTCCAGTGTTCTTGTGGATCTAGTTGTGGTGGGATCTGTTGCTGTGTCTGAGAAAG gCTGGCGAATTGGGAAAGGGGAAGGCTATGCTGATCTTGAATACGCCATGATGGTGTCAATGGGAGCCGTCCACAAGGGGACACCGGTTGTCACAATTGTCCACGACTGCCAG GTCGTAGACATCCCCGAGGCTCTTGTGGAGGACCACGACCTCACAGTTGACTACATCCTCACTCCCACCAGGGTCATCACTACAGGCTGTGCACGCCCAAAGCCAACGGGCATCATGTGGTCCAAG GTCAGCTGTGAGATGCTTACgaaaatcccagtgctcaggaacctccgggagagagagaaacaggctgGGAAGGATGTCACTCTCCGGGACGAGCctggcagccagcagccagctccAGGCCCCATCAGGAGACCCCAGGATAGACCACAAACAG GGCCTACGTCTGGGTGCCAACGCCTTGAGGGTGTCACTGGGGCAGCAGAGGGATATGTGACCTG GACTCAGCCTTGGAAAACGGCTAATTCAGTAACCAGCGCTTCCAAGCTGTCAGAGGTGCCATGA
- the Mthfsd gene encoding methenyltetrahydrofolate synthase domain-containing protein isoform X2: protein MRGGGRGSAWYGWDAEAGSREGGSVPSSPCLAGQVLASQAGEVAQRRRALAQQAPGPRCKAFSTSAPAAKVGKATIAGVSKQSIRERIWDYMESHDIADFPRPVHHRIPNFKGSYLAGQSIRDLEVFAGTQEVKVDPDKPLEGVRFLALQSKKTLLVPTPRLRTGLFNKITPPPGATKDILRKCATSQGVRNFSVPVGLDSSVLVDLVVVGSVAVSEKGWRIGKGEGYADLEYAMMVSMGAVHKGTPVVTIVHDCQVVDIPEALVEDHDLTVDYILTPTRVITTGCARPKPTGIMWSKVSCEMLTKIPVLRNLREREKQAGKDVTLRDEPGSQQPAPGPIRRPQDRPQTGPTSGCQRLEGVTGAAEGYVTWTQPWKTANSVTSASKLSEVP from the exons ATGCGTGGGGGAGGACGCGGCTCGGCCTGGTACGGCTGGGACGCCGAGGCTGGCAGCCGGGAGGGAGGATCAGTCCCATCCTCGCCTTGCTTGGCTGGACAGGTTTTAGCCAGCCAGGCTGGGGAGGTCGCGCAGCGGCGGCGAGCACTCGCCCAGCAGGCACCCGGCCCGCGCTGCAAAGCGTTCTCGACAAGTGCACCGGCCGCGAAAGTAGGGAAGGCAACCATTGCTG GTGTCTCCAAACAAAGCATACGTGAACGGATTTGGGACTACATGGAATCCCATGATATAGCTGACTTTCCCCGACCCGTTCATCACAGGATCCCCAACTTCAAG GGGTCCTACCTGGCTGGCCAGAGCATCAGAGACCTGGAAGTCTTTGCTGGGACACAGGAAGTGAAAGTGGACCCTGATAAGCCCCTGGAAGGTGTCCGATTCCTGGCACTGCAG AGCAAAAAAACACTGCTGGTCCCAACACCACGACTGCGAACAGGGCTGTTTAACAAGATCACGCCACCCCCTGGAGCCACCAAAGACATTCTGAGGAAATGTGCCACCTCCCAG GGTGTGCGGAATTTCAGCGTCCCAGTGGGCTTGGATTCCAGTGTTCTTGTGGATCTAGTTGTGGTGGGATCTGTTGCTGTGTCTGAGAAAG gCTGGCGAATTGGGAAAGGGGAAGGCTATGCTGATCTTGAATACGCCATGATGGTGTCAATGGGAGCCGTCCACAAGGGGACACCGGTTGTCACAATTGTCCACGACTGCCAG GTCGTAGACATCCCCGAGGCTCTTGTGGAGGACCACGACCTCACAGTTGACTACATCCTCACTCCCACCAGGGTCATCACTACAGGCTGTGCACGCCCAAAGCCAACGGGCATCATGTGGTCCAAG GTCAGCTGTGAGATGCTTACgaaaatcccagtgctcaggaacctccgggagagagagaaacaggctgGGAAGGATGTCACTCTCCGGGACGAGCctggcagccagcagccagctccAGGCCCCATCAGGAGACCCCAGGATAGACCACAAACAG GGCCTACGTCTGGGTGCCAACGCCTTGAGGGTGTCACTGGGGCAGCAGAGGGATATGTGACCTG GACTCAGCCTTGGAAAACGGCTAATTCAGTAACCAGCGCTTCCAAGCTGTCAGAGGTGCCATGA
- the Mthfsd gene encoding methenyltetrahydrofolate synthase domain-containing protein isoform 6 (isoform 6 is encoded by transcript variant 9): MESHDIADFPRPVHHRIPNFKGSYLAGQSIRDLEVFAGTQEVKVDPDKPLEGVRFLALQSKKTLLVPTPRLRTGLFNKITPPPGATKDILRKCATSQGVRNFSVPVGLDSSVLVDLVVVGSVAVSEKGWRIGKGEGYADLEYAMMVSMGAVHKGTPVVTIVHDCQVVDIPEALVEDHDLTVDYILTPTRVITTGCARPKPTGIMWSKVSCEMLTKIPVLRNLREREKQAGKDVTLRDEPGSQQPAPGPIRRPQDRPQTGPTSGCQRLEGVTGAAEGYVTWTQPWKTANSVTSASKLSEVP; the protein is encoded by the exons ATGGAATCCCATGATATAGCTGACTTTCCCCGACCCGTTCATCACAGGATCCCCAACTTCAAG GGGTCCTACCTGGCTGGCCAGAGCATCAGAGACCTGGAAGTCTTTGCTGGGACACAGGAAGTGAAAGTGGACCCTGATAAGCCCCTGGAAGGTGTCCGATTCCTGGCACTGCAG AGCAAAAAAACACTGCTGGTCCCAACACCACGACTGCGAACAGGGCTGTTTAACAAGATCACGCCACCCCCTGGAGCCACCAAAGACATTCTGAGGAAATGTGCCACCTCCCAG GGTGTGCGGAATTTCAGCGTCCCAGTGGGCTTGGATTCCAGTGTTCTTGTGGATCTAGTTGTGGTGGGATCTGTTGCTGTGTCTGAGAAAG gCTGGCGAATTGGGAAAGGGGAAGGCTATGCTGATCTTGAATACGCCATGATGGTGTCAATGGGAGCCGTCCACAAGGGGACACCGGTTGTCACAATTGTCCACGACTGCCAG GTCGTAGACATCCCCGAGGCTCTTGTGGAGGACCACGACCTCACAGTTGACTACATCCTCACTCCCACCAGGGTCATCACTACAGGCTGTGCACGCCCAAAGCCAACGGGCATCATGTGGTCCAAG GTCAGCTGTGAGATGCTTACgaaaatcccagtgctcaggaacctccgggagagagagaaacaggctgGGAAGGATGTCACTCTCCGGGACGAGCctggcagccagcagccagctccAGGCCCCATCAGGAGACCCCAGGATAGACCACAAACAG GGCCTACGTCTGGGTGCCAACGCCTTGAGGGTGTCACTGGGGCAGCAGAGGGATATGTGACCTG GACTCAGCCTTGGAAAACGGCTAATTCAGTAACCAGCGCTTCCAAGCTGTCAGAGGTGCCATGA
- the Mthfsd gene encoding methenyltetrahydrofolate synthase domain-containing protein isoform 5 (isoform 5 is encoded by transcript variant 8): METQEGVSKQSIRERIWDYMESHDIADFPRPVHHRIPNFKGSYLAGQSIRDLEVFAGTQEVKVDPDKPLEGVRFLALQSKKTLLVPTPRLRTGLFNKITPPPGATKDILRKCATSQGVRNFSVPVGLDSSVLVDLVVVGSVAVSEKGWRIGKGEGYADLEYAMMVSMGAVHKGTPVVTIVHDCQVVDIPEALVEDHDLTVDYILTPTRVITTGCARPKPTGIMWSKVSCEMLTKIPVLRNLREREKQAGKDVTLRDEPGSQQPAPGPIRRPQDRPQTGPTSGCQRLEGVTGAAEGYVTWTQPWKTANSVTSASKLSEVP; the protein is encoded by the exons ATGGAGACCCAGGAGG GTGTCTCCAAACAAAGCATACGTGAACGGATTTGGGACTACATGGAATCCCATGATATAGCTGACTTTCCCCGACCCGTTCATCACAGGATCCCCAACTTCAAG GGGTCCTACCTGGCTGGCCAGAGCATCAGAGACCTGGAAGTCTTTGCTGGGACACAGGAAGTGAAAGTGGACCCTGATAAGCCCCTGGAAGGTGTCCGATTCCTGGCACTGCAG AGCAAAAAAACACTGCTGGTCCCAACACCACGACTGCGAACAGGGCTGTTTAACAAGATCACGCCACCCCCTGGAGCCACCAAAGACATTCTGAGGAAATGTGCCACCTCCCAG GGTGTGCGGAATTTCAGCGTCCCAGTGGGCTTGGATTCCAGTGTTCTTGTGGATCTAGTTGTGGTGGGATCTGTTGCTGTGTCTGAGAAAG gCTGGCGAATTGGGAAAGGGGAAGGCTATGCTGATCTTGAATACGCCATGATGGTGTCAATGGGAGCCGTCCACAAGGGGACACCGGTTGTCACAATTGTCCACGACTGCCAG GTCGTAGACATCCCCGAGGCTCTTGTGGAGGACCACGACCTCACAGTTGACTACATCCTCACTCCCACCAGGGTCATCACTACAGGCTGTGCACGCCCAAAGCCAACGGGCATCATGTGGTCCAAG GTCAGCTGTGAGATGCTTACgaaaatcccagtgctcaggaacctccgggagagagagaaacaggctgGGAAGGATGTCACTCTCCGGGACGAGCctggcagccagcagccagctccAGGCCCCATCAGGAGACCCCAGGATAGACCACAAACAG GGCCTACGTCTGGGTGCCAACGCCTTGAGGGTGTCACTGGGGCAGCAGAGGGATATGTGACCTG GACTCAGCCTTGGAAAACGGCTAATTCAGTAACCAGCGCTTCCAAGCTGTCAGAGGTGCCATGA
- the Mthfsd gene encoding methenyltetrahydrofolate synthase domain-containing protein isoform 1 (isoform 1 is encoded by transcript variant 1) produces METQEGVSKQSIRERIWDYMESHDIADFPRPVHHRIPNFKGAAQAAGHLPHLQAFHVARTIKVNPDAPQRNARFLVLESKKTLLVPTPRLRTGLFNKITPPPGATKDILRKCATSQGVRNFSVPVGLDSSVLVDLVVVGSVAVSEKGWRIGKGEGYADLEYAMMVSMGAVHKGTPVVTIVHDCQVVDIPEALVEDHDLTVDYILTPTRVITTGCARPKPTGIMWSKVSCEMLTKIPVLRNLREREKQAGKDVTLRDEPGSQQPAPGPIRRPQDRPQTGSRGGSRSPLQGADTQLAATVCVGNLPFTTRVRELKRVLQELGVVPLRLTWQGPQHRAVLHYTDSAAAQQAASLLQGLRLGANALRVSLGQQRDM; encoded by the exons ATGGAGACCCAGGAGG GTGTCTCCAAACAAAGCATACGTGAACGGATTTGGGACTACATGGAATCCCATGATATAGCTGACTTTCCCCGACCCGTTCATCACAGGATCCCCAACTTCAAG GGTGCTGCTCAGGCTGCGGGGCACCTCCCACACCTGCAAGCTTTCCATGTGGCCAGAACCATTAAAGTCAACCCGGACGCTCCTCAGAGAAACGCCCGCTTCCTGGTGCTGGAG AGCAAAAAAACACTGCTGGTCCCAACACCACGACTGCGAACAGGGCTGTTTAACAAGATCACGCCACCCCCTGGAGCCACCAAAGACATTCTGAGGAAATGTGCCACCTCCCAG GGTGTGCGGAATTTCAGCGTCCCAGTGGGCTTGGATTCCAGTGTTCTTGTGGATCTAGTTGTGGTGGGATCTGTTGCTGTGTCTGAGAAAG gCTGGCGAATTGGGAAAGGGGAAGGCTATGCTGATCTTGAATACGCCATGATGGTGTCAATGGGAGCCGTCCACAAGGGGACACCGGTTGTCACAATTGTCCACGACTGCCAG GTCGTAGACATCCCCGAGGCTCTTGTGGAGGACCACGACCTCACAGTTGACTACATCCTCACTCCCACCAGGGTCATCACTACAGGCTGTGCACGCCCAAAGCCAACGGGCATCATGTGGTCCAAG GTCAGCTGTGAGATGCTTACgaaaatcccagtgctcaggaacctccgggagagagagaaacaggctgGGAAGGATGTCACTCTCCGGGACGAGCctggcagccagcagccagctccAGGCCCCATCAGGAGACCCCAGGATAGACCACAAACAGGTTCTCGAGGAGGGTCCCGTAGTCCCCTGCAGGGGGCGGACACCCAACTAgctgccactgtgtgtgtgggaaACCTGCCCTTCACTACTCGTGTGCGTGAGCTGAAGAGAGTCCTCCAGGAGCTGGGGGTGGTGCCCCTGAGGCTTACCTGGCAGGGGCCACAGCACAGGGCAGTTCTACACTATACAGACTCAGCTGCTGCCCAGCAGGCCGCCTCTCTCCTACAGGGCCTACGTCTGGGTGCCAACGCCTTGAGGGTGTCACTGGGGCAGCAGAGGGATATGTGA
- the Mthfsd gene encoding methenyltetrahydrofolate synthase domain-containing protein isoform X4, whose translation MESHDIADFPRPVHHRIPNFKGSYLAGQSIRDLEVFAGTQEVKVDPDKPLEGVRFLALQSKKTLLVPTPRLRTGLFNKITPPPGATKDILRKCATSQGVRNFSVPVGLDSSVLVDLVVVGSVAVSEKGWRIGKGEGYADLEYAMMVSMGAVHKGTPVVTIVHDCQVVDIPEALVEDHDLTVDYILTPTRVITTGCARPKPTGIMWSKVSCEMLTKIPVLRNLREREKQAGKDVTLRDEPGSQQPAPGPIRRPQDRPQTGSRGGSRSPLQGADTQLAATVCVGNLPFTTRVRELKRVLQELGVVPLRLTWQGPQHRAVLHYTDSAAAQQAASLLQGLRLGANALRVSLGQQRDM comes from the exons ATGGAATCCCATGATATAGCTGACTTTCCCCGACCCGTTCATCACAGGATCCCCAACTTCAAG GGGTCCTACCTGGCTGGCCAGAGCATCAGAGACCTGGAAGTCTTTGCTGGGACACAGGAAGTGAAAGTGGACCCTGATAAGCCCCTGGAAGGTGTCCGATTCCTGGCACTGCAG AGCAAAAAAACACTGCTGGTCCCAACACCACGACTGCGAACAGGGCTGTTTAACAAGATCACGCCACCCCCTGGAGCCACCAAAGACATTCTGAGGAAATGTGCCACCTCCCAG GGTGTGCGGAATTTCAGCGTCCCAGTGGGCTTGGATTCCAGTGTTCTTGTGGATCTAGTTGTGGTGGGATCTGTTGCTGTGTCTGAGAAAG gCTGGCGAATTGGGAAAGGGGAAGGCTATGCTGATCTTGAATACGCCATGATGGTGTCAATGGGAGCCGTCCACAAGGGGACACCGGTTGTCACAATTGTCCACGACTGCCAG GTCGTAGACATCCCCGAGGCTCTTGTGGAGGACCACGACCTCACAGTTGACTACATCCTCACTCCCACCAGGGTCATCACTACAGGCTGTGCACGCCCAAAGCCAACGGGCATCATGTGGTCCAAG GTCAGCTGTGAGATGCTTACgaaaatcccagtgctcaggaacctccgggagagagagaaacaggctgGGAAGGATGTCACTCTCCGGGACGAGCctggcagccagcagccagctccAGGCCCCATCAGGAGACCCCAGGATAGACCACAAACAGGTTCTCGAGGAGGGTCCCGTAGTCCCCTGCAGGGGGCGGACACCCAACTAgctgccactgtgtgtgtgggaaACCTGCCCTTCACTACTCGTGTGCGTGAGCTGAAGAGAGTCCTCCAGGAGCTGGGGGTGGTGCCCCTGAGGCTTACCTGGCAGGGGCCACAGCACAGGGCAGTTCTACACTATACAGACTCAGCTGCTGCCCAGCAGGCCGCCTCTCTCCTACAGGGCCTACGTCTGGGTGCCAACGCCTTGAGGGTGTCACTGGGGCAGCAGAGGGATATGTGA
- the Mthfsd gene encoding methenyltetrahydrofolate synthase domain-containing protein isoform X1, which translates to MRGGGRGSAWYGWDAEAGSREGGSVPSSPCLAGQVLASQAGEVAQRRRALAQQAPGPRCKAFSTSAPAAKVGKATIAGVSKQSIRERIWDYMESHDIADFPRPVHHRIPNFKGSYLAGQSIRDLEVFAGTQEVKVDPDKPLEGVRFLALQSKKTLLVPTPRLRTGLFNKITPPPGATKDILRKCATSQGVRNFSVPVGLDSSVLVDLVVVGSVAVSEKGWRIGKGEGYADLEYAMMVSMGAVHKGTPVVTIVHDCQVVDIPEALVEDHDLTVDYILTPTRVITTGCARPKPTGIMWSKVSCEMLTKIPVLRNLREREKQAGKDVTLRDEPGSQQPAPGPIRRPQDRPQTGSRGGSRSPLQGADTQLAATVCVGNLPFTTRVRELKRVLQELGVVPLRLTWQGPQHRAVLHYTDSAAAQQAASLLQGLRLGANALRVSLGQQRDM; encoded by the exons ATGCGTGGGGGAGGACGCGGCTCGGCCTGGTACGGCTGGGACGCCGAGGCTGGCAGCCGGGAGGGAGGATCAGTCCCATCCTCGCCTTGCTTGGCTGGACAGGTTTTAGCCAGCCAGGCTGGGGAGGTCGCGCAGCGGCGGCGAGCACTCGCCCAGCAGGCACCCGGCCCGCGCTGCAAAGCGTTCTCGACAAGTGCACCGGCCGCGAAAGTAGGGAAGGCAACCATTGCTG GTGTCTCCAAACAAAGCATACGTGAACGGATTTGGGACTACATGGAATCCCATGATATAGCTGACTTTCCCCGACCCGTTCATCACAGGATCCCCAACTTCAAG GGGTCCTACCTGGCTGGCCAGAGCATCAGAGACCTGGAAGTCTTTGCTGGGACACAGGAAGTGAAAGTGGACCCTGATAAGCCCCTGGAAGGTGTCCGATTCCTGGCACTGCAG AGCAAAAAAACACTGCTGGTCCCAACACCACGACTGCGAACAGGGCTGTTTAACAAGATCACGCCACCCCCTGGAGCCACCAAAGACATTCTGAGGAAATGTGCCACCTCCCAG GGTGTGCGGAATTTCAGCGTCCCAGTGGGCTTGGATTCCAGTGTTCTTGTGGATCTAGTTGTGGTGGGATCTGTTGCTGTGTCTGAGAAAG gCTGGCGAATTGGGAAAGGGGAAGGCTATGCTGATCTTGAATACGCCATGATGGTGTCAATGGGAGCCGTCCACAAGGGGACACCGGTTGTCACAATTGTCCACGACTGCCAG GTCGTAGACATCCCCGAGGCTCTTGTGGAGGACCACGACCTCACAGTTGACTACATCCTCACTCCCACCAGGGTCATCACTACAGGCTGTGCACGCCCAAAGCCAACGGGCATCATGTGGTCCAAG GTCAGCTGTGAGATGCTTACgaaaatcccagtgctcaggaacctccgggagagagagaaacaggctgGGAAGGATGTCACTCTCCGGGACGAGCctggcagccagcagccagctccAGGCCCCATCAGGAGACCCCAGGATAGACCACAAACAGGTTCTCGAGGAGGGTCCCGTAGTCCCCTGCAGGGGGCGGACACCCAACTAgctgccactgtgtgtgtgggaaACCTGCCCTTCACTACTCGTGTGCGTGAGCTGAAGAGAGTCCTCCAGGAGCTGGGGGTGGTGCCCCTGAGGCTTACCTGGCAGGGGCCACAGCACAGGGCAGTTCTACACTATACAGACTCAGCTGCTGCCCAGCAGGCCGCCTCTCTCCTACAGGGCCTACGTCTGGGTGCCAACGCCTTGAGGGTGTCACTGGGGCAGCAGAGGGATATGTGA
- the Mthfsd gene encoding methenyltetrahydrofolate synthase domain-containing protein isoform 3 (isoform 3 is encoded by transcript variant 3): METQEGVSKQSIRERIWDYMESHDIADFPRPVHHRIPNFKGSYLAGQSIRDLEVFAGTQEVKVDPDKPLEGVRFLALQSKKTLLVPTPRLRTGLFNKITPPPGATKDILRKCATSQGVRNFSVPVGLDSSVLVDLVVVGSVAVSEKGWRIGKGEGYADLEYAMMVSMGAVHKGTPVVTIVHDCQVVDIPEALVEDHDLTVDYILTPTRVITTGCARPKPTGIMWSKVSCEMLTKIPVLRNLREREKQAGKDVTLRDEPGSQQPAPGPIRRPQDRPQTGSRGGSRSPLQGADTQLAATVCVGNLPFTTRVRELKRVLQELGVVPLRLTWQGPQHRAVLHYTDSAAAQQAASLLQGLRLGANALRVSLGQQRDM; encoded by the exons ATGGAGACCCAGGAGG GTGTCTCCAAACAAAGCATACGTGAACGGATTTGGGACTACATGGAATCCCATGATATAGCTGACTTTCCCCGACCCGTTCATCACAGGATCCCCAACTTCAAG GGGTCCTACCTGGCTGGCCAGAGCATCAGAGACCTGGAAGTCTTTGCTGGGACACAGGAAGTGAAAGTGGACCCTGATAAGCCCCTGGAAGGTGTCCGATTCCTGGCACTGCAG AGCAAAAAAACACTGCTGGTCCCAACACCACGACTGCGAACAGGGCTGTTTAACAAGATCACGCCACCCCCTGGAGCCACCAAAGACATTCTGAGGAAATGTGCCACCTCCCAG GGTGTGCGGAATTTCAGCGTCCCAGTGGGCTTGGATTCCAGTGTTCTTGTGGATCTAGTTGTGGTGGGATCTGTTGCTGTGTCTGAGAAAG gCTGGCGAATTGGGAAAGGGGAAGGCTATGCTGATCTTGAATACGCCATGATGGTGTCAATGGGAGCCGTCCACAAGGGGACACCGGTTGTCACAATTGTCCACGACTGCCAG GTCGTAGACATCCCCGAGGCTCTTGTGGAGGACCACGACCTCACAGTTGACTACATCCTCACTCCCACCAGGGTCATCACTACAGGCTGTGCACGCCCAAAGCCAACGGGCATCATGTGGTCCAAG GTCAGCTGTGAGATGCTTACgaaaatcccagtgctcaggaacctccgggagagagagaaacaggctgGGAAGGATGTCACTCTCCGGGACGAGCctggcagccagcagccagctccAGGCCCCATCAGGAGACCCCAGGATAGACCACAAACAGGTTCTCGAGGAGGGTCCCGTAGTCCCCTGCAGGGGGCGGACACCCAACTAgctgccactgtgtgtgtgggaaACCTGCCCTTCACTACTCGTGTGCGTGAGCTGAAGAGAGTCCTCCAGGAGCTGGGGGTGGTGCCCCTGAGGCTTACCTGGCAGGGGCCACAGCACAGGGCAGTTCTACACTATACAGACTCAGCTGCTGCCCAGCAGGCCGCCTCTCTCCTACAGGGCCTACGTCTGGGTGCCAACGCCTTGAGGGTGTCACTGGGGCAGCAGAGGGATATGTGA